A genomic stretch from Argiope bruennichi chromosome 2, qqArgBrue1.1, whole genome shotgun sequence includes:
- the LOC129955907 gene encoding apolipoprotein D-like, whose protein sequence is MSVGLIAVLTLSVIAGCYGNTFKMGACPRVVVMDQFDFDRYSGEWYVIQRFNPMATCTKYAIEKGPDGVYTVNETSRPLGLNFGFHQQYIKARKINFLRNDTTSIFRLERNLVHFTLSTFGVVDTDYVKYAIVWGCDPVLFGSVQNVDILSRQPTLDTDTIKKAKDTLKEMHIDTSPLDNVDHSHCGNSGNGDGSEGEGNANTNNIVAG, encoded by the exons ATGTCTGTGGGTTTAATCGCAGTTCTCACGCTTTCCGTGATCGCGGGATGTTACGGAAACACCTTCAAGATGGGAGCGTGCCCCAGAGTTGTTGTTATGGATCAATTCGATTTTGACAGA tattctGGTGAATGGTATGTTATTCAGAGATTCAATCCCATGGCTACCTGCACCAAATATGCAATCGAGAAAGGTCCTGACGGAGTGTACACCGTCAATGAAACAAGTCGACCCCTTGGCTTAAACTTCGG atTCCATCAGCAATATATTAAggcaagaaaaataaactttttgagaAATGACACGACCTCTATTTTTAGATTGGAGAGAAATTTAG TTCATTTCACACTGAGTACTTTTGGCGTTGTGGACACCGATTATGTCAAGTATGCTATCGTTTGGGGATGCGATCCCGTGCTATTTGGAAGCGTGCAAAATGTTGACATCCTCTCCAGACAGCCGACGCTCGATACGGACACCATAAAGAAGGCAAAGGACACTTTGAAGGAGATGCACATCGATACAAGTCCTTTGGACAATGTTGACCACTCTCACTGCGGCAATTCTGGAAATGGCGATGGCTCTGAAGGGGAGGGAAACgctaatacaaataatattgtcGCTGGCtag